In a single window of the Elaeis guineensis isolate ETL-2024a chromosome 8, EG11, whole genome shotgun sequence genome:
- the LOC105049901 gene encoding transcription factor bHLH49, whose product MDISKKDKLGVEKSGDHPNYHSSGMSADQQLGNPSISLVSAHPMVSSPCPSVSMVESFPPSLWNPSAHSQNSGFCGNNVQSSMAASDSMPVGKPVPGPLRLDMGWNPLDSSSKGSGIFLQTGSGVLPPSLPHFPTDSAFIEHPARFSGFHGGNLNGMVSPFSTAESLSSYCNTPKGVLGAQIQQSKMNTTEARMDASLPIDHGSSSRSPRKEQRDKGSLHGAGVSGNESGEHVFGGGGREEAPNLASPAGDSSSKGLAAKKRRRSDQGIEAEQLQGGASLPSVDTTKDNLDTKQKPEQNSSTMATVKSNGKQVNDSSDAPKEDCIHVRARRGQATNSHSLAERVRREKISERMKFLQDLVPGCSKVTGKAVMLDEIINYVQSLQRQVEFLSMKLAAVNPRLEFNIEGLVSKDLFHSRGGPSSSIGFSPDMIHPQLHPSQQALFQAGMSSIVNPSDALRTAINAQLSSINGYKEPMPQIPNAWNEELHNVMQMTFGPNPSLNTQELNGKPCEGFPM is encoded by the exons ATGGATATTAGTAAGAAGGATAAATTGGGGGTGGAGAAATCTGGGGATCATCCTAACTATCACAGTTCAGGCATGTCAGCCGATCAGCAATTGGGCAATCCATCAATCAGTTTGGTCTCAGCTCACCCTATGGTTTCCTCCCCATGCCCATCTGTTTCCATGGTGGAATCCTTTCCTCCTAGCCTCTGGAACCCTTCTGCCCATTCACAGAACTCAGGCTTCTGTGGTAATAATGTCCAAAGCAGCATGGCGGCCTCCGATAGCATGCCTGTCGGAAAACCAGTTCCTGGGCCTTTGAGGCTTGACATGGGCTGGAATCCTTTAGATTCTTCATCAAAAGGAAGTGGAATTTTCTTACAGACCGGCTCTGGGGTTCTCCCCCCAAGTCTTCCTCATTTCCCAACTGATTCTGCTTTCATTGAGCATCCTGCAAGGTTTTCAGGCTTCCATGGTGGTAATTTAAATGGCATGGTGAGTCCTTTCAGTACAGCTGAGTCCCTGAGTTCCTATTGTAATACTCCGAAAGGGGTTCTGGGAGCTCAGATTCAGCAGAGTAAAATGAACACAACTGAAGCTCGTATGGATGCCTCATTGCCTATTGATCATGGATCCAGCAGTAGAAGTCCGAGGAAGGAGCAGAGAGATAAGGGGAGCTTACATGGTGCTGGTGTCTCGGGCAATGAGTCAGGTGAGCATGTGTTTGGTGGAGGTGGGCGAGAGGAGGCACCTAATTTGGCTAGTCCAGCTGGGGATTCTTCTTCCAAAGGACTTGCTGCTAAGAAGAGGAGAAGGTCCGATCAG GGTATCGAAGCAGAACAACTACAAGGAGGAGCCTCCCTGCCATCTGTTGATACCACAAAGGACAATTTGGACACTAAACAGAAGCCAGAACAAAATAGCTCAACTATGGCAACTGTCAAGTCTAATGGGAAGCAAGTCAATGATAGCTCAGATGCACCGAAGGAGGATTGTATTCATGTAAGAGCACGGCGTGGTCAGGCAACTAATAGCCACAGTCTTGCAGAAAGA GTGAGGAGGGAAAAAATTAGCGAACGGATGAAGTTTCTCCAAGACCTTGTTCCTGGTTGCAGTAAA GTAACAGGAAAAGCAGTCATGCTGGATGAGATCATCAACTATGTTCAATCACTGCAACGGCAGGTTGAG TTTCTGTCAATGAAGCTTGCTGCTGTCAATCCAAGGCTGGAGTTCAACATAGAAGGACTTGTTTCTAAAGAT CTTTTTCATTCCAGAGGTGGTCCTTCATCTTCCATTGGTTTCTCACCAGATATGATTCATCCTCAACTACATCCATCTCAGCAGGCTCTTTTTCAAGCAGGGATGTCTAGCATCGTAAACCCTTCAGATGCACTTCGAACAGCAATAAATGCTCAACTGAGTTCCATTAATGGATACAAAGAACCTATGCCTCAG ATACCTAATGCGTGGAACGAGGAGCTCCACAATGTTATGCAAATGACTTTTGGTCCTAATCCCTCTCTCAACACCCAAGAGTTAAATGGTAAACCTTGTGAGGGATTCCCCATGTGA